One part of the Armatimonadota bacterium genome encodes these proteins:
- a CDS encoding VOC family protein: protein MENNVHTWFEVYSPDTESGKKFYADVFGWSSEDIDMGDFMYPMLKSGDKPFHAGMMSLKSPDMEGVPPHWLIYFHTADIDATLSKIDAAGGKTVHGPMDIPGVGRIAIVHDNGGAHFAVHQPAPMEG from the coding sequence ATGGAAAACAACGTCCACACTTGGTTCGAAGTCTACAGCCCGGATACTGAATCGGGCAAAAAATTCTATGCCGACGTGTTCGGCTGGTCCAGCGAAGACATAGACATGGGAGACTTCATGTACCCGATGCTCAAATCGGGCGACAAGCCTTTCCACGCTGGCATGATGAGCCTCAAGAGCCCCGACATGGAGGGCGTGCCGCCACATTGGTTGATCTACTTCCATACAGCCGACATCGACGCAACTCTTTCAAAAATCGATGCGGCAGGTGGGAAGACGGTGCATGGTCCGATGGATATCCCCGGGGTCGGCCGCATCGCGATTGTCCACGACAATGGCGGCGCACACTTCGCCGTCCACCAGCCCGCTCCGATGGAAGGCTAA
- a CDS encoding ribokinase: MDSRCWIVGSAVLDNVLAVDRLPKAGESVLARSFDQFLGGKGVNQAVACARHGAATEIFACLGHDPAGDRFAGLFEAEGLGMEGVLRADGLPTGQAAIALTPNGMNQIIVYPGSNMALPALAIENAPIAPNDYVLCQLEVPDEVVLAASARGRFVFNPAPYRAFPKEVLPRCFALTPNESEAESITGHSPSTEEGLQRCADSLLESGVANVVVTLGERGVFFKNASVSRHFQAPAVDAVDTTAAGDVFNGAMIARLSLGDDIESAVAYAVDAASLSVTRAGAVPSIPDSQQTAAFIQAKNQKMEEQI, encoded by the coding sequence ATGGATTCCCGGTGTTGGATTGTGGGAAGCGCGGTGCTGGACAACGTTTTGGCGGTGGACAGGTTGCCAAAGGCAGGAGAAAGCGTTTTGGCCCGCAGCTTCGACCAGTTCCTCGGCGGAAAGGGCGTCAACCAAGCCGTCGCCTGCGCCCGGCATGGGGCGGCGACCGAAATTTTCGCGTGTTTGGGCCACGACCCGGCAGGCGACCGGTTTGCCGGGTTGTTCGAAGCCGAAGGCCTGGGAATGGAGGGGGTTCTCCGCGCCGATGGCCTCCCAACCGGCCAGGCGGCCATCGCGCTGACGCCAAATGGGATGAACCAGATCATCGTCTACCCGGGATCCAACATGGCCCTTCCCGCCTTGGCAATCGAAAACGCACCGATTGCCCCGAACGACTATGTGCTTTGCCAGTTGGAAGTGCCGGACGAAGTCGTTTTGGCCGCATCGGCGCGGGGGAGGTTCGTGTTTAACCCCGCCCCATACAGGGCCTTCCCGAAGGAGGTTCTTCCCCGGTGTTTTGCCTTGACCCCAAACGAATCAGAGGCGGAATCCATCACCGGGCACTCCCCTTCCACGGAAGAGGGATTGCAGCGATGTGCCGATTCGCTGTTGGAATCCGGGGTTGCCAATGTGGTGGTCACGCTTGGGGAGCGCGGGGTGTTCTTTAAGAACGCATCAGTTTCCCGGCATTTCCAGGCTCCGGCGGTCGATGCGGTGGATACGACGGCCGCCGGCGATGTTTTCAATGGGGCGATGATTGCCCGGTTGAGTCTGGGTGACGACATTGAATCCGCCGTCGCCTACGCCGTGGACGCCGCCAGCCTCAGCGTAACCCGCGCGGGGGCGGTGCCTTCGATCCCTGATTCCCAGCAAACAGCGGCCTTCATCCAAGCGAAAAACCAGAAAATGGAGGAACAAATCTGA
- a CDS encoding dicarboxylate/amino acid:cation symporter, which yields MSKAMPLHNKILIGLGLGAVAGVAANLAAQGNPAVQDFVKTANEKVVSVVGDSFLAMIFMIVVPLLFSALVLGISEIGDVAKVGRIGVRSLVMTVVFSGIAVAIALVLVNTLQPGRAVSEQKRIELQNQYEKEGLKKEGFSDSQIEQIFKERSESPDGTSKTERENVAPKGGTEADPAVIGVVPKNPLLEATRALSGGILPFMFFALVFGLALAKSDTEVVAPVRQFMEGLFEISQKVIEMAMSLAPYGVFALIFKTASTLGLGIFVTLGAYAGTVLLGLGIHLFLVYSILIKVVAKRNPWDFFRRIRNVMLTAFATSSSNATLPVALKSAEEDLGLPKNISSFVLTVGATANQNGTALFEGITVIFFCQLFGIPLDLQKQLMVLGLSIVAGIGTAGVPGGSWPVIGSIVKGLGVPAGAIGMAIGVDRILDMSRTVLNVTGDIAIAACVAEWEGQGSAIPEEAMG from the coding sequence ATGTCAAAGGCGATGCCGCTCCACAACAAGATCCTCATCGGTTTGGGATTGGGGGCAGTAGCCGGGGTTGCCGCCAACCTTGCGGCTCAAGGCAACCCGGCCGTCCAGGACTTTGTCAAAACGGCCAACGAAAAAGTGGTTTCCGTCGTCGGGGATTCCTTTTTGGCGATGATTTTTATGATCGTCGTTCCGCTGCTGTTCTCCGCCCTCGTGCTCGGGATTAGCGAAATCGGTGATGTTGCCAAAGTCGGGCGGATCGGTGTCCGGTCTTTGGTGATGACAGTTGTCTTTTCCGGCATCGCGGTGGCAATTGCACTTGTCCTGGTAAACACGCTGCAACCGGGGAGGGCCGTCTCCGAACAAAAGCGCATCGAACTGCAGAACCAATACGAGAAGGAAGGGCTGAAAAAAGAAGGTTTCAGCGACTCGCAGATCGAGCAGATCTTCAAAGAGCGGTCGGAAAGCCCAGACGGCACGAGCAAGACCGAAAGAGAGAATGTCGCGCCCAAAGGGGGCACGGAAGCCGACCCTGCCGTCATTGGCGTCGTCCCCAAGAACCCGTTGCTGGAAGCGACCAGGGCCCTCAGCGGGGGGATCCTCCCGTTCATGTTTTTCGCCTTGGTCTTTGGGCTTGCCCTTGCCAAATCGGATACCGAGGTCGTCGCCCCAGTGCGCCAGTTTATGGAGGGTCTTTTCGAAATCAGCCAAAAGGTGATCGAAATGGCCATGTCGCTGGCACCCTACGGTGTTTTCGCGCTGATTTTCAAAACTGCCTCCACCTTGGGCCTCGGGATCTTTGTGACGCTCGGTGCTTATGCCGGCACGGTGCTGCTCGGCCTTGGAATCCACCTGTTCTTGGTGTATTCGATCTTGATCAAGGTGGTCGCCAAGCGCAACCCTTGGGATTTCTTCCGCCGAATCCGCAACGTGATGCTCACTGCTTTTGCCACCAGTTCTAGCAACGCGACCCTGCCCGTGGCCCTCAAATCGGCTGAGGAAGACCTTGGGCTGCCAAAAAACATCTCGAGTTTCGTGCTGACCGTGGGGGCAACCGCAAACCAGAACGGGACGGCTCTGTTCGAAGGGATCACGGTGATCTTCTTCTGCCAGCTGTTCGGGATTCCGCTCGATTTGCAAAAGCAGCTGATGGTTCTCGGGCTCTCGATCGTCGCCGGGATCGGAACGGCCGGCGTCCCGGGTGGATCCTGGCCGGTGATCGGGTCGATCGTCAAAGGTTTGGGGGTTCCGGCTGGCGCAATCGGCATGGCCATCGGGGTCGACAGGATCTTGGACATGAGCCGCACGGTGCTCAACGTCACCGGCGACATCGCCATTGCCGCGTGTGTCGCCGAGTGGGAAGGCCAAGGCTCGGCGATCCCAGAAGAGGCTATGGGATAG
- a CDS encoding RNA polymerase sigma factor, translated as MSDRSKILPAGIAPDSDEALVWKARNGDYSAFERLFERHRDLVYRYAYQMAPRRDDAEDIVQEAFIKAYQNLQRYRDEAKFTTWLLRITANLGTDRARMSNRRQTLEQRESGGALVWMTVGNSHQDPVDNLEQEQRRALLREAIDQLPDHHRNAIVFRDIQEMEYDDIAEFFGCSVGGAKLRVLRARRALRDRLAPHIQEGSHE; from the coding sequence ATGAGCGACCGTTCCAAAATCTTGCCGGCCGGGATTGCCCCCGATTCCGACGAGGCGTTGGTTTGGAAGGCGCGCAATGGCGACTATTCCGCATTCGAACGCCTGTTTGAACGGCACCGCGACCTCGTTTACCGCTACGCCTACCAGATGGCGCCACGACGCGACGATGCCGAAGATATTGTTCAGGAGGCGTTCATCAAGGCGTACCAGAATCTGCAACGGTATCGGGACGAAGCCAAGTTCACCACTTGGCTGCTGCGGATCACCGCCAACCTTGGCACCGACCGCGCCCGGATGTCCAACCGGCGCCAAACCCTTGAACAAAGGGAGTCTGGCGGCGCGCTTGTGTGGATGACCGTTGGGAACTCTCACCAGGATCCGGTGGACAACCTGGAACAAGAGCAAAGAAGAGCCCTGTTGAGGGAAGCGATCGACCAGTTGCCCGACCACCACCGGAATGCCATTGTTTTCCGAGACATCCAAGAGATGGAATACGACGACATCGCCGAGTTTTTCGGGTGCTCGGTGGGGGGCGCAAAGCTGAGGGTTCTGCGGGCCCGCCGGGCTCTGCGCGACCGGCTGGCACCCCACATCCAAGAGGGCAGCCATGAATAA
- a CDS encoding PDZ domain-containing protein, whose translation MSFLAASLLVAQQLLVQERGLGGNTLQPNSPYQNAAWASVVDALAVLPDINGKPFGVAVLIDDRGYFVAHSSSLVYEPLVAKMSGGAEVKLGRIGYDKETQLVLFGAHNWEPGKRQPVRVAPQVKPGELMVATVKGPVRGMLTSDNRPGLFLPSQRFVPLAEIQFETKDVPVGGAIVFDNSGGLVGILGAILKPDHPNQGDDFGNPMGGTGGNAQPAKNAFGPQGLTVAYALGPKILNRVVEGFKRDDHQVEHPSVGLFFKDGPGPGQVVVDEVTPGSPCALAGVKADDLIMAANDVPVGNSIDLAALLFGLEPGSQLELLIFRAGRRITVSMTVGVNKD comes from the coding sequence ATGTCGTTTTTGGCGGCTAGCCTCCTGGTTGCCCAGCAGTTGCTGGTTCAAGAAAGAGGTTTGGGTGGCAACACACTGCAGCCAAATTCGCCCTACCAGAACGCCGCTTGGGCCTCTGTCGTGGATGCTCTGGCGGTGCTGCCGGATATCAATGGCAAGCCGTTCGGCGTCGCCGTCCTCATCGACGACAGGGGCTACTTTGTCGCGCATTCGTCTAGTCTGGTTTACGAACCCCTCGTTGCAAAAATGAGCGGCGGCGCCGAAGTCAAGCTCGGGCGAATCGGATACGACAAAGAAACCCAACTCGTTCTCTTCGGCGCCCACAACTGGGAGCCGGGCAAGCGGCAGCCGGTTCGAGTTGCGCCACAGGTCAAACCGGGCGAACTCATGGTCGCCACGGTCAAGGGCCCGGTCAGAGGGATGCTCACAAGCGACAACCGCCCCGGATTGTTCTTGCCGAGCCAAAGGTTCGTCCCCCTTGCCGAAATCCAATTTGAGACAAAAGATGTCCCCGTCGGTGGCGCCATCGTTTTCGATAATTCGGGCGGTCTCGTCGGAATTCTGGGTGCGATCCTCAAACCCGACCACCCCAACCAGGGCGACGATTTCGGCAACCCGATGGGGGGCACGGGCGGCAACGCCCAGCCAGCCAAAAACGCATTTGGACCTCAGGGCCTGACCGTTGCCTATGCTCTCGGGCCAAAGATTTTGAACCGGGTCGTAGAAGGATTTAAGAGGGACGACCACCAGGTGGAACACCCAAGTGTCGGACTCTTTTTCAAAGATGGGCCCGGACCGGGGCAAGTCGTTGTCGACGAAGTCACCCCAGGTAGTCCTTGTGCGTTGGCCGGGGTCAAGGCAGACGATTTGATCATGGCGGCTAACGACGTCCCGGTCGGGAACTCTATCGACTTGGCCGCACTGCTCTTTGGCTTGGAACCGGGAAGCCAACTGGAACTCTTGATTTTCCGGGCCGGTCGCCGGATCACGGTTTCCATGACGGTTGGCGTCAACAAAGACTAA